The Coprobacillus cateniformis DNA window GTATCTTGTGTAAATCCATTCACATCATATTCCATATCGCCACTTAAAAGTTGACCATTTGTCGCTTCTATAATTTCTTTAATCTGCATAATTATCCCTCATATTTAATATATGCACTATTATAGCACAGAATGCCAATACGTCCATAGCGATATTTTTCTTAAGAAAAAGAAAAAGCAACACTCATAAAGAGTGTGCTTGCTGATAATTCAATATTTCTAAATCCGTAATATCTTTTTTTATGCTTTGATAATATTTCATAGTTTGCTTTCCTGTTTCAGACATATAGGCATTATAATCAATCATTCCATTATAAATACCATAAAACTCATAAACATAAGCAGCACCACCTTGCTTCTGGATAGTCTGTTTAAACAAACGGATAATAGTTTGAAAAGATAATTGACTATCTACATACAAATAAATCTTAGGACCATTTTGTTTCATAATACCTATTGATGATATTTCTTGATAAGCAATATTTTGAATCCAATTCAATATTGTCTGATAACGCGTTGCAATTAAAACAATGACCATTAAATGAAATCTCCATTTTGTGATGAGAATAATTTTTGTGTATTTTGCCCATCAAAATCCATAATCATAAGATATTCATCTTTCTCAAAACTATTTTTTTGAACTTCTAAAATCAACTTATCTCCAATAATCTGAATACTCTCACATAATCCACTACTATAAATCTTTGTGTTTTCCTTTGTTTTCAAATTATATTTCATAACTTGAGAACTATTTGTATAAAAAATATACTCATCTGTTATATTCATCAGACCACCTGTGTTTTCAATCAAAACTTCTGTCTTTCGTGTTGCAATATCATAAACATTAATATTTGCTCCTGAAATACTTCCTGTTGCTTGTTTAGATAAAAAATAAAGTTTTTGATTCTGATAAATCAGATTATAATATTTTCCATTCAATACTTTTTCTTCACCCTTACCATCTAACCCAACAACATAGATACCATCTGTACTTGTATAATATATTTTATCTTCCAAAACATTTAAGTTATAAGCATTACGATTATTTAATCTTGTTTCTTTATTTGTTTTTAAATCATAGACATAAATTCTTTCTAAATCATCATCTTGTGCTTGATAGTATGCTTTATCGTCTTTTATTATTAAATAATAAATTTCTTTATTCAAAACAACCTTCTTATCTTTTCCATCAGTTGAAATACTACATAATTGTGAATCATCATTTGTAAAATAGATAGTATTACCTACAACATTAATATAATCACAATCGTCATTGATAATTGTCTTTCTATTTTCAAGTTTATTATCCATACTCACCAAGTGTCCTTGATCATTCACAACATAAATTATATCTTCATCTTGATAGACATGACCTTCTTGGTTAATATTTCCTGTATGAGTTGCAAAAGATGTCATTCCACCAATCTCCATTTTCTCTAAAGGTAAATCTTTAGGTTGATCTGTTGATTGTTGTCCACCACTTATATGATTACTTAAACTAGGTCCATGATAAATATAAACATATGCTACAGCTGTTAAAACAACCATAATAGATACAGCAATCACAAGAATATTTTTATTAACCTTTTTATTCACTTTAATTTCTTGAAAATCAACTTTTTCTTCTGGTTCATGATAACTTTCTGTATATGGAATATCGCTTAAAGGACGATAATATCCTTCTATATGGCTTTCCTGATAATTCTTAAGAACACTGCTTCCACAATGAGAACAGAATTTTGCACCACTGACTATTGGCTGATGACAATGAGGACATCGTTCTATTTTCATACCACACTGTGGACAAAAATTCATATCATCATTAACTTCACTTTTACATCTAGGACAAATCATATACTGCCTCCTTCATAATTCACACTCTATTGGGTATTATCCTCTTCATCTACAACTTTATAATCGACATCAATAATATCTGGATCAGATGATTGATGATTTTGATATGTTGTTTGTTGATTTTGATATGATGAATGTTGTTCATAATATGCTTGGTCTTCTTTTGATTGATGAGTACGTTTTCTTGATCTAAAGATAGCTTTTATAATCCAAAAAATAATTAATATTGGAAATAAATATATAAAAAATGGTAAAAAGAATCTTAATGCTAACATCAATAAAACCAGTACACAAAATAAATATATAAAACTATATCCCATAATTATTCTCCTTTTTTCATTTCATAGTTTATACAACAAATATAAACAACAAATGAACTTATTCATCAATATCATCATGCCATCTAAAAAGAATGTGAACAGGCACTTTTAACCCTTGTGCAAATTTTTCAACAACTTTTAATGTGACATTTCTTGTTCCTCTTTCTACATCTGATACATAATTCTTAGAAAGTTGACATCGAAATGCAAGTTCTTCTTGAGAAATATTTTGAATCAAACGTAATTCTTTTACTCTTCTTCCAAACTTTATATTAATATTTTCCATATCAATCATTCTCCATTTGCCTTATTTTTTGTGCTTCTTCTTTAATCTTTGCAAAACGATGATGTAATCCAGACTTACTAATTGTACGCCCTGTTTGCTGTAAATAAACATCAGCTAATTCATTAAGCGTTAATTCAGGATTTTCTAATCTTAATAATGCAACTTTTCTTGTCTTATCATCCAAGATTTCTACTCCTGCTTTATCAATAATATAAGCAATATCTTCAATTTGTGCTGTAGATGCACTCATTGCTTTCATTTCATTGGCTATATCACAATTATTCCAACGATTAACAGTGTTAGCCATCGAACGATCTATTCTTGTCATTTCAAAATCCATAACAGATTGAGAAGCACCAATCGCCCTTAAGAAATCACCTATTTTTTCTGCTGATTTCAAATAGACAATATATTTATTTCGACGTTTAATTATTTTTGCATTGAGTTCATATTGGTTCATAAGATCTTCAAGAAAAGCTGCAAATTCCTCTTCAGCCACACTCATTTCCAAATGATAATTAGATGTATCCGGATTATTTACACTTCCACAGGCTAAAAAAACACCAGCTAAATATGCCCGCCTTTGTGCATCTGTATTTAAAAGTTCCAGATTAGGAAGACTTTGTATTCCAATA harbors:
- a CDS encoding DUF5050 domain-containing protein, translated to MICPRCKSEVNDDMNFCPQCGMKIERCPHCHQPIVSGAKFCSHCGSSVLKNYQESHIEGYYRPLSDIPYTESYHEPEEKVDFQEIKVNKKVNKNILVIAVSIMVVLTAVAYVYIYHGPSLSNHISGGQQSTDQPKDLPLEKMEIGGMTSFATHTGNINQEGHVYQDEDIIYVVNDQGHLVSMDNKLENRKTIINDDCDYINVVGNTIYFTNDDSQLCSISTDGKDKKVVLNKEIYYLIIKDDKAYYQAQDDDLERIYVYDLKTNKETRLNNRNAYNLNVLEDKIYYTSTDGIYVVGLDGKGEEKVLNGKYYNLIYQNQKLYFLSKQATGSISGANINVYDIATRKTEVLIENTGGLMNITDEYIFYTNSSQVMKYNLKTKENTKIYSSGLCESIQIIGDKLILEVQKNSFEKDEYLMIMDFDGQNTQKLFSSQNGDFI
- a CDS encoding DUF4834 family protein; the encoded protein is MGYSFIYLFCVLVLLMLALRFFLPFFIYLFPILIIFWIIKAIFRSRKRTHQSKEDQAYYEQHSSYQNQQTTYQNHQSSDPDIIDVDYKVVDEEDNTQ
- a CDS encoding helix-turn-helix domain-containing protein, which produces MENINIKFGRRVKELRLIQNISQEELAFRCQLSKNYVSDVERGTRNVTLKVVEKFAQGLKVPVHILFRWHDDIDE
- the whiA gene encoding DNA-binding protein WhiA, which translates into the protein MISFSRVVKEEIVFNDFDSHCEKAILCAMIKIIGTLSLNQSGLSLTLRTENAKIASKLHKLLKDLYQPHIEFRVSRKMKLKKNNVYILIVSKAREILEDLHLMEGIGIQSLPNLELLNTDAQRRAYLAGVFLACGSVNNPDTSNYHLEMSVAEEEFAAFLEDLMNQYELNAKIIKRRNKYIVYLKSAEKIGDFLRAIGASQSVMDFEMTRIDRSMANTVNRWNNCDIANEMKAMSASTAQIEDIAYIIDKAGVEILDDKTRKVALLRLENPELTLNELADVYLQQTGRTISKSGLHHRFAKIKEEAQKIRQMEND